The region tacagttgcattactgccacggaAGTAGCcacagctgctattttctgcctctgtggaagtgcgctctgttctctactgcacggtgtggtgtggctcagaaacagtcatttaacattattattattatttgattattattattttttgtcttggtggatcattttcattgtgtacagatgttgctgagtctggctgtggtaaaggctgctgtgaatgaagcgctgtgactctaaacttttaaagctctggttgttccaatcaggtccgctgatttgatcagacctgatcgatcaggttgtCTGATGAGTGCACTGATATGCAGCaacgaggcttttattttaatgagtcgcagcgcttattcaggtttgatcagacctgcctgcctgctgtttctgttctgtttctggatttctgagttgaggttcgattccctgttctgagcgcacacacacgtccatcagttagatcagctgttctgaTCACACAGGCGCTGTGGCTGCGTGatcctgttctccagctgattcctctggatgcacacactttttggatgtgtacaggagcgccgtgttgcacagacttgcatgcagtaacgctttctgtgaaggctctcagttgtccaggtggtttccatagtagagaagcttgaatcttcgactgggttgattgatgcgaggacatttcgcttcaaatcacagaagcttcctgagCTAcctcaacccagtccagtcgaagattcaagcttctctgctatgcagtaatgctgtgctgcgcggacctgcttaaaactgcatattttctgtccagtgctctacgccaaagaaaaataaacatgtttaatttctttcatcctacgcgcgtagccctcaacatctGTTGCGTAGGGAGAATaaactcgacgtagagctgctacaagtgggcgtagagctgctcaagtCGGCatagacgatacgccacaatatgcagctctacgaatacgccagtgtgaaagtggCTTTACATGGCTTATGTGCATGCACTAGTCTTcttctcttttttgttttctttactggtgacgttacagcgccacacacaggcctagcatatgtactacaacattaaatggaGCTTCGAGGTACAGAATttaccttgaacattttttgtaatcgaattatttgagttacgtgactaatcgtttcagccctagttctTTTACATATAGTGTATGTATAAAATTTCAATAATGTTCATGGGAAGTATCAGCTTTTGCATTCAGTaagtttttttccccacagtatCTACAGGAAAAATCACATGCTTGAAAATAGAAATTTCATTTTAAAGACAGACAGTGCTGTAATACGATAATCGTTTTCTCATGATATATGGCTGTCGATGTAAATGTTGGATAGATTGAAGAATGTGACACTAAGTCTCCAGTTAACAAATGACCAGAATATGTTGATTTGGTTCTGCCATTATAGTTTGTGTTATTCGTTAAGTATTGGGTATTTCAGCAGTTGTCAACATTCTAATAAAAAAACAGAGACTGTAGGAATCCAGTGTCTTTTTATATTCAAGGTGattttaattaatttgcttcaTGCTGTTTCTGTGTAAACGGTTGTTAATGATGGTCATCAACAGTTTTTATACAATATTGTCTTTGTTTTCCTTCCTTCACAGCAACTAGAGCTCATTACACCTTTTCAATTGTACTTCAATCCAGGTTTAATTCTAAGAAATTACCAGGTGAgtaatttaatgaatatttatctTCAAAGTTTGTAGCAGGCAACGTTGTTTTATTTCATCCTCTCACGGTACAAATGGGTGCGGTTGGCTGATGCTTTCTTTTTAGTATTTCCTTCCATGGCTGTCTGCAAAAATGGTTTGGATTAATCCTATCACCATATGTAGTGTTAATATTGATTTACTATTGTCTGCATCATTCCATCTAGTGTTAATGTTTATTTAGTAGTGTCTGCATCATACCTATAAGATATTTAAAaaggtatatatatacacacagttgtatgtaaacgtttgggcacccctgatgatgttcatgattttcctttataaatcattggttgtatggatcagcaatttcagttaaatatttcatatagcagacaaatagCAggcaagtttataggatttacagaaagtgtgcaatgattctttaaccctctggggcggatgccgtcgtatatgatggctaagaccaagctttactaaattctaaataactttttaatgatatgagatagaaacttactttttttttttgctgaaaagttaacgccgcagacttttgagccagccatcggccatctttgtactcctcatagaagctgtgtgatgatgtgcgcaatgtgtgtgtccaatcggaattggttcaccttcacatggttttccaaaatccaatcgtagggcagattcacctcacgtgaaaagccaaagatcgttttcaggagtgatatgttactagttggcccgtttgaatagccccctgggtgctccaatgagtacatactattgggctccaaatgtgccctgcgccattatgcacagcgatcactgaaagcagacggagcagacagagagcctctgatgacaatctcacatgctcaaacaaagagtgtgtaactatcaggattgctccactagtttgcatgtgaatgttactggataactctattGGTTTTACCgtgaagacaaaaaaaatgcatagaccattttgtatatattgttcaaaatgtgcatttgtgtttattgtttgaacctttttgttgtacagactttcacacaagacctcaaatttcctttatagtgtcaaaacagttgtttgctgtgtgttttgaataaatgtgtgtgaaaaattattttccgctttactttttccttccttatttttgattgtgaacctttattacacttataaaacacaacaaaagcatatatattatgaaagcacaggttgtcctgaaaaaagggagacataaaacttgattgtgggatgcagggagagctgttaacagcaataataaaacatttatgccaggcgagtgaactgtccaaaaaatgccctcggaccccagagggttaaacaaaattaggcaacaacaaaattttatttatttatttgtgtgtctgtgtgtgtgtgtgtgtgtgtgtatatatatatatatatatatatatatatgtgtatatatatatatatatatatatatatataaaaaaatcattATGGAGCCATTATCAGGCATTAAAAATGCAAGTCAGATAATATATTTCCCTGCCTATCTTATTTTAATAATTCGACAAGCTATGTCAAGCAAAAGAAATGGGATAAATACAAAAACAGGGTGCCATACAAAATGGACTGTACATGCACTACTGACTGTACAGATTACATGTTTTGAGCCCTATATTTACAGTGTGAACTAATTCAGTTTTGGGGGTTGTGTAATCTTGGAACACCGCTAGTAATcacacaaactcaaaattatgttGTTACATGTTTAAATATTGCACTCTGTTGAGTGTCACAGACTGTACAAGAATTTTGTGTCAACATCACCAAACTGTGAGCGTTGGTAGCAAAAAGTGGCCCATGATTTATGTTCAGACACTGAATTGAGCAAACATTGACACTGGGTGCAGGTGATAGTAAGTAAATGCTCGGCAACATCAAAAACCTGCAATTTCCCAAGGAGACAACATAACGCTAATTTTACCTGCATTTACAAACAGAATTGGGCATGTATTTCATGATGGAAATAATATATTTGAACCTGGAAAAGTTCACCATGGGGAATGTGATGTGATGTGCTGTAACAACATGAGGCTTACAATATGCCGAATACTTGCATCAAGAATGATTTGTGCTTTATAAAACACAAAAAGAGAAAGTCCGACCCATGATCTTGACTGAGGcgtaaagtaaccatctgtctgccacagtcaTGTGAAATGTGGACATTGTCCTTGgcgtcttcaacactgaggtacctctACACTGGATTATGCCCATAGAAAGATTCAGGTAGCCAGAATGTCATAACTGATGTTCTGTTGTGAGTAGTGATCAACCAATATTGTTTTTTCAAATGCCAGTACTGGTATTTAGAGGGCAGTGTGGCCAGTGGCCAATATATAAAGCTGATTTTCCCCCAAGGCACACAGGATAAATCCCAATCTATctatggatagatggatagatctACCTGTGTGCTCCATTATCCATAGTCTGGATAACATAAACACTGTTCTGTATGACACCATGCAATATTTTTGTCTTACCGATAGTGAATggttttctacactcaacaaaaatataaacgcaacacttttggttttgctcccattttgtatgagatgaaatcaaagatctaaaactttttccacatacacaatatcaccatttccctcaaatattgttccaaaccagtctaaatctgtgatagtgagcacccacctcacaggtatgccatatcaagatgctgattagacaccatgattagtgcacaggtgtgccttagactgtccacaataaaaggccactctgaaaggtgcaattttgttttattgggggggataccagtcagtatctagtgtgaccaccatttgcctcatgcagtgcaacacatctccttcgcatagagttgatcaggttgtcaattgtggcctgtggaatgttggtccactcctcttcaatggctgtgcgaagttgctggatattggcaggaactggtacacgctgtcgtatacgccggtccagagcatcccaaacatgctcagtgggtgacatgtctggtgagtatgccagccatgcaagaactgggacattttcagcttccaagaattgtgtacagatccttgcaacatggggccgtgcattatcctgctgcaacatggggtgatgttcttggatgtatggcacaacaattggcctcaggatctcgtcacggtatctctgtgcattcaaaatgccatcaataaaatgcacctgtgttcttcgtccataacagacgcctgcccataccataaccccaccgccaccatgggccactcgatccacaacattgacatcagaaaaccgctcacccacacgacgccacacacgctgtctaccatctgccctggacattgtgaaccgggattcatcccactcaagtcggttacgacgacgaactggagtcaggtcgggaccccgatgaggacaacgagcatgcagatgagcttccctgagacggtttctgacagtttgtgcagaaattctttggttatgcaaaccaattgtttcaggagctgtccgagtggctggtctcagacgatcttggaagtgaacatgctggatgtggaggtcctgggctggtgtggttacacgtggtctgcggttgtgaggctggttggatgtactgccaaattctctgaaacacctttggagacggcttacggtagagaaatgaacattcaatacacgagcaacagctctggttgacattcctgctgtcagcatgccaattgcacgctccctcaaatcttgcgacatctgtggcattgtgctgtgtgataaaactgcacctttcagagtggccttttattgtgggcagtttaaggcacacctgtgcactaatcatggtgtctaatcagcatcttgatatggcacacctgtgaggtgggatggattatcagcaaagaagtgctcactatcacaggtttagactggtttgtgaacaatatttgagggaaatggtgatattgtgtatgtggaaaaagttttagatctttgagttcatctcatataaaatgggagcaaaaccaaaagtgttgcgtttatatttttgttgagtgtatgtatatatatatatataatgtttttgAAATAATAAAAGTTGATGTTGTCTCTTCCCAGGTATGGCGACTAATAACAAACTtcttgttctttggtccggttggTTTCAATTTCCTGTTCAATATGATTTTTTTGTATCCTTTTTCTGTTTCACTCCTTACTGCTGTTTTCGACATGAAGGATATTTGCATAGATTCTGTTTTTCATGGCAGATGTTAGTGGTGGGATGATGAAACTTGACACAGCTTTGGAGAGCAGATAACTGGTAGATTTCTAATTTGCATGATCACAGCAGTGTGATTTTCTTGGTGACATTAATGAGCTTTAACCTCTTCCTGGTTTCTAGAGAGGCTGTTTTCTTTAGCTGATTAATTGAAAATAGTGAGTTGAAGGTTTTTGTGTGTGCTTGTTTGCGTGTTTTGCTTTTTATTGGTTGAAATCGATGAGCAAAGGCATCCTGAAGCTTTTCTGTGTAGATTTCCTTAATCCTTGTCTTTCAGGTACAGATACTGCCGTATGTTAGAAGAGGGCTCCTTCAGGGGGCGCACAGCTGACTTTGTCTTCATGTTCCTCTTTGGTGGACTTCTGATGACCGTATCCTTGCCATGGCTGTGTGTCACAGATACTGCTTCCTGTGGTTCCTGTTCATaggattcaagtttttttttttctattgtcaGACATTTGTGGAGAGTAGATTGAATGAGttcaccttttttttctttttccatccCTCTCAAGAAACCACAAATATATACAGCAAGAGACCATTGCTAATATATGTCCAAgaacaggagagaaaaaaaaattgtcattgtagtttttattcattatttaaaCATATTCTTTAACAAGATTTCAGATATTTGGCACGTTTGCGAGTTTGGTGTTCTTGGGACAAGCCTTTACTATTATGCTGGTTTATGTTTGGAGTCAAAGAAACCCAAACGTTCGCATGAATTTCTTTGGCCTGTTAAACTTCCAGGCACCCTTCCTACCCTGGGTACTGATGGGATTCTCCCTTCTGCTGGGGAACTCTATCATTGTGGATCTCTTAGGTAGGTACTTGTCATTTTTATACTGATGAGCTGAAAGCCTAAAGAAATATTTCTGTATGAGTAGCATCTGTTTTCACTGTGATTTCCTGTCCTGAGGTATCGCTGTTGGTCATGTGTACTTCTTCCTGGAGGATGTTTTCCCCAACCAGCCAGGTGGTGGAAGGTGGCTCAGAACCCCAACAATCATGTGAGTATCGAGTTGCAGACAGTCttgttaaataaaacaaaagtctcATGAGCAGTCCCACAGTTCCCAAACTGATTACAAACTGATATTCCATAACCATAGTTAGTCAGTTTTGGGGTTATTCACGTGAAACCAAAAATATCACTCACTctcatctcactcatcttcaaccgcttatctgggatcgggtcacggggcaacagctccagcaggggaccccagacttccctttcctggaccACATTGACCATCTTTgattgggggatcccgaggtgttcccaggccggtGTGGAGATATAAACTCTCCACCTcgacctgggtcttccccggggtctcctcccagatggatgtgtctggaacacctccctagggaggagcccaggaggcatccttgccagatgtccgaaccacctcagcttgctcctttcaacgcgaaagagcagtggctctactctgagctcctcacatatgacagagcttctcaccttatctctaagggagacaccagccaccctcctaaggaagcccatttcggccgcttgtacccgcgatctagttctttcggaccaaactctcatgaccataggtgagagtaggagcgaagattgaccagtagatcgagagcttcaccttttggctcagctcctttttcgtcacagcagtatggtagagcgaatgcaataccgcccctgctgtgccgattctccggccaatccattgtcccctcacttgtgaacaatactccgaggtacttgaacttcttcacttggTGTAAGActacattccctacccggagtaggcaatccatgggtttcctgctaagaaccatggcctcagatttagaggtgctgatcctcatcccagccgcttcacacacggctgcgaaccgatccagtgagtgttggaggtcacagactgatgaagccaacaggaccacatcatctgcaaaaagcagtgatgagaccctgagcccaccaaactgggaaacctcctccccccgactacgcctcaatatcctgtccatgaatatcacaaacaggattggtgacaaggcgcagtcctgtcggaggccaacccccactggaaatgagtctgactgactgccgagcacccgaacacagctctcgcattgtcagtacagagattggatggccctgagaagggaccccctcactccatactcctgcagcacctcccaaagTATCTTCTGGGGTaaccgatcatatgccttctccaagtccacaaaacacatgtagactggatggacatactcccaggcaccctccgggatccttgtgagagtgaagagctggtcagttgttccacaaccaggacagaacccgcattgttcctcttcaatcagaggttcgactatcggccgaaccctccagttttgccactgcggagttgtttgactacctcagtgacttccaccagggaaattgttgaaaatcctccatcagcttccagctctgcccctattgTATAGGCACTCCGGTCTGATACAGGAGTTCCTCAAGGTGTTTCTTCCAGagctggattacatcctcagttgaggccaacagagtcccatccttactatagacagcttggatggttcccccttTTTCCTctcttgatgtgcctcacagtctgccagaagcacgttggtgctgaccaaaagtccttctccatggttgctctgaactacTCCCACACTGAAACCACAAATATACTCAGCAAATTTCATGGTCTGCTACAGCAACAATTAAGAAAAAAAGATGGCAAAATATCAAAAATAAAGTGATTCTTGTATTTACTTTTGTCTTTGTTTCTTTGCAGGCCGCATGAACCCAagaaatttcatgttttgtgtggtaaccagtgttgccacagttactttgaaaagttactttattagacgCTGGGGACAACTTGTCTGCAGCTGCTGAATATAACTAATAgggaactagtaatctaacttggttgtatttaagattgagtactcagaaaagtaactattagttactttgctaatTAATTACtgtgctgattactcaatcataGGTGTAATCAAATTAGATGTATTGAACCGTACAATATGCACGCAGCGATTTGGTTCATAGTGCTGCACACAGAATACATGATACGACTTTGCGCATTATGATAGATGTGCTTATTTGTTTCCGTAATTCACTGACATTTCATCTCATGTCCACAGATTGGGTGTCACTCTAGTTCCATGCTTTGTGCAGGAGGTGTGGCCAGACTGTCAGTGCAAGTGGTATGGCCACACCCCTCAGTCTGCTGTCTGTTCCTGGTGAAGAGGACACAGTGAACAAGGCAGTTAAAGGGAGTGAATGGGTTATTCCAATCAGAAACTTAGAAGCATAAGTGGACTTGGTTAATTTACCATTTTCTTCCAAAACATGAACCTGAAAGTGAAAGTGTACTGATAAGGGTTTGTGTTGAATCGCTGTCCCTGGATGAGATCAGTTCGTATTCGCCTTTAGACAGAAAATGACACCAACTTATAAAttgacattttatatgaattgGTGTAAAAACTCAACCAcacggggtgtgcagccagtatattctgagtgccggttccaaacccggataaatgaggagggttgggtcaggaagggcataaggTGTCAAACAAGCCAAAATTAacaatgcagagtacaaatcaaatttccataccagaggGGTCGAGGTGCAGGCTAACACCGGTGTCGTTGCCCAATAGGGTCCCGGGAGAAATTGgggtactgctgggtgaagatgaagaagaggaggaggagaacgtgtccacagacagcgggagaagatGAAAACTAGAAGGATGGTAGTGAGAGTCTGGACTTTGAATGTGGGcagtctgactggtaaagggagagagctggctgatatgatggagaggagaaaggtagacatattgtgtgtgcaagagaacaactggaagggaagtaaggccaggagcataggcggtgggtccaagttgttgtatcatggtgtggataggaagagaaatggtgttgcggtcattttaaaggaagagtatgttgagtgttggaggttaagtgttgGAGGAATGTTAAGATCACTTTAAATGCTTggttgtccaaagtaatggagagtgtggtagagatgtgaagaagagagtgcaggcagggcagagtgggtggagaaaggtggcaggagtgatttgtgaatatctgcaagagtaaaggggaaagtttacaggacagtagtgagaccagttatgttgtacagtttggagatggtggcactaacaaaaaggcaggtggcagagttgaagatgttgcaattgtctttgggagtgacgagcttggacaggattaggaataaacatatcagagggacagctcaggtgggacaatttggagacaaagtcagagaggtgagattgagatggtttggacatgtgcagaggaggaacccagggtatacaaggtctcttagataataaaccgacccttttatttttttttttaactatatggatttgaatgacatgcgattacaccaatcatgcttgaaccctcgtgcgcatgcgtgagttttttcacgcgtgtcggtgacgtcatttccctgtgggcaggccttgagtgagatgtggtcccgccctctcggctgaattcctttgttt is a window of Thalassophryne amazonica chromosome 17, fThaAma1.1, whole genome shotgun sequence DNA encoding:
- the derl2 gene encoding derlin-2, whose protein sequence is MAYQTFRQEYLQIPVVTRAYTTACVLTTAAVQLELITPFQLYFNPGLILRNYQVWRLITNFLFFGPVGFNFLFNMIFLYRYCRMLEEGSFRGRTADFVFMFLFGGLLMTIFGTFASLVFLGQAFTIMLVYVWSQRNPNVRMNFFGLLNFQAPFLPWVLMGFSLLLGNSIIVDLLGIAVGHVYFFLEDVFPNQPGGGRWLRTPTIIKMLFDTPEEDANYNPLPEERPGGFAWGDGQHFGG